In Colletotrichum higginsianum IMI 349063 chromosome 3, whole genome shotgun sequence, a genomic segment contains:
- a CDS encoding DNA-directed RNA polymerase III subunit, giving the protein MSRGGRGGGRGGRGGRQGPQLSWDNGEHAPDTRPSELFPAYAIPTAKPLSDLERANVNAFLLFRRQFQDGPLYTRKRTWGIDPGNTRKLYGQDQVNAKYGVRTRGTADPFTAVPTYSQKFARPERALPEFGGRPFCKEFFPQELHETLDGDDVAPGERRRGGEAKRLKLSRITALPTAEDVFHVGGTGEDGEGGPGDDKKKLEALERMGEGEGEGAAEDEWEGGEEEEQDVEYDDSDAGDYDAENYFDDGEFGDDDGGGGDDEHGGREGSY; this is encoded by the exons ATGtcgcgaggaggacgaggcggtggccgtggtggcCGCGGGGGCCGCCAGGGGCCGCAGCTCTCGTGGGACAACGGCGAACACGCCCCCGACACGCGGCCCTCGGAGCTGTTTCCT GCCTACGCGATACCGACGGCGAAACCCCTCTCGGACCTCGAGCGCGCAAACGTCAAcgccttcctcctcttccgccggCAATTCCAGGATGGGCCCCTCTACACCCGCAAGCGCACCTGGGGCATCGATCCGGGCAACACCCGCAAGCTGTACGGCCAGGACCAGGTCAACGCGAAGTACGGCGTGCGCACGCGCGGCACCGCCGACCCCTTCACCGCCGTCCCCACCTACTCGCAAAAGTTCGCCCGCCCGGAGCGCGCCCTGCCCGAGTTCGGCGGCCGGCCCTTCTGCAAGGAATTCTTCCCGCAGGAGCTGCACGAgaccctcgacggcgacgacgtggcgcctggcgagcggcggcgcggcggcgaggccaagaGGCTGAAGCTGAGCCGCATCACGGCGCtgccgacggccgaggacgtgttccacgtcggcggcaccggtgaggacggggaagggggccccggcgacgacaagaagaagctggaggcGCTCGAGAGGATGggtgagggcgagggcgagggcgccgccgaggacgagtgggagggcggcgaggaggaggagcaggacgTCGAGTacgacgactcggacgccggcgactacgacgccgagaactactttgacgacggcgagttcggggacgacgacggcggcggcggcgatgacgaacACGGAGGCCGCGAGGGGTCGTACTGA
- a CDS encoding Acetyltransferase component of pyruvate dehydrogenase complex, which yields MISTVLRRTVRPNALLRSNLSSQILRCYASYPPHTVIKMPALSPTMTAGNIGAWQKKAGDSIAPGDVLVEIETDKAQMDFEFQEEGVIAKLLKESGEKDIPVGNPIAVLVEEGTDVSAFEGFSAADAGGEAAKPAPKEQPKEESKPAAAPTPEPENSSEDFNKPAGKLENALDREPNASFGAVRLAKEKGVNIRDIKGSGKGGKITEDDVKKAVSSPATAAAASGASYEDIPISGMRKTIASRLQESTQNNPHFYVSSSISVSKLLKLRQALNASSDGKYKLSVNDFLIKAIGVASKKVPQANSSWRGDVIRQHNTVDVSVAVSTPTGLITPIVTGVEARGLEGISTEVKKLAKLARDGKLKPEQYQGGSISISNMGMNDAVDNFTAVINPPQSTILAIGTTKKVAVPALSEDGTTGVEWDDQITITGSFDHKVVDGAIGAEFLKELKKVLENPLELLL from the exons ATGATCTCCACGGTTCTGAGACGGACTGTCCGTCCCAACGCCCTCCTTCGCAGCAACCTCTCTTCCCAGATCTTGAGATGTTACGCCTCGTACCCCCCGCACACCGTCATCAAGATGCCCGCCCTGTCGCCCACCATGACGGCGGGAAACATCGGAGCCTggcagaagaaggccggtGACAGCATCGCCCCCGGtgatgtcctcgtcgagatTGAGACCGATAAGGCCCAGATGGACTTTGAGTTCCAGGAGGAGGGTGTCATCGCCAAGCTGCTCAAGGAGTCCGGTGAGAAGGACATCCCCGTCGGTAAC CCCAtcgccgttctcgtcgaggagggcacCGATGTTAGCGCCTTCGAGggcttctccgccgccgacgccggtgGGGAGGCCGCCAAGCCCGCTCCCAAGGAGCAGCCCAAGGAGGAGTccaagcccgccgccgcccctaCCCCCGAACCCGAGAACTCCTCCGAGGATTTCAACAAGCCTGCCGGCAAGCTCGAGAACGCCCTGGACCGTGAGCCCAACGCTTCCTTCGGTGCCGTGCGCctcgccaaggagaagggtgTCAACATCCGCGACATCAAGGGATCCGGCAAGGGTGGCAAGAtcaccgaggacgacgtcaagaaggccgtctcctcccctgccaccgccgctgctgcctccGGCGCCAGCTACGAGGACATCCCCATCAGCGGCATGCGCAAGACCATTGCCTCGCGCCTCCAGGAGTCCACCCAGAACAACCCCCACTTCTACGTCTCGTCGAGCATCTCGGTCAGCAAGCTCCTCAAGCTTCGCCAGGCTCTCAACGCCTCCTCGGACGGCAAGTACAAGCTGTCCGTCAACGACTTTCTCATCAAGGCTATCGGTGTCGCCTCCAAGAAGGTGCCCCAGGCTAACTCGAGCTGGCGCGGCGATGTCATCCGCCAGCACAACACCGTCGACGTCTCGGTCGCCGTCTCCACCCCCACGGGCCTCATCACCCCCATCGTCACGGGCGTTGAGGCTCGCGGCCTTGAGGGCATTTCCACCGAGGTCAAGAAGCTCGCCAAGCTCGCCcgcgacggcaagctgaAGCCCGAGCAGTACCAGGGCGgctccatctccatctccaacatGGGCATGAACGACGCCGTTGACAACTTcaccgccgtcatcaaccCTCCCCAGTCCaccatcctcgccatcggcaccaCCAAAAAGGTGGCCGTGCCCGCCCTGTCCGAGGACGGTACCACCGGCGTCGAATGGGATGACCAGATCACCATCACCGGTAGCTTCGACCACAAGGTCGTTGACGGTGCCATTGGTGCCGAGTTCCTCaaggagctgaagaaggTCCTCGAGAACCccctcgagctccttctgTAA
- a CDS encoding Lysine methyltransferase, whose translation MPNGGQDDQKLVASKNGTGLCYSRRQLGFDLCSLQQHNLSADQQFTCLWSDSHKQQYCVFADPQFDHGKGITVITTAERARHIFKSNAFVANRTSSTRKPLFRTNASGRKGRGIYANSHIPAGSLITQETPIIFVDANWIKDISSEQYRDAVQALAIEKLPGTTRQTVYELYGGPDAGSLRDKIWTNAYAVSGGPTKGWPGLDNEMDSGMIAVHANISKINHGCRPNAAPQWDWDLLAHKFYAVRDIAAGEEITMTYFDTIKTLQERQQYTKQNLGFECACSHCKASQFANLSDDRINEIVLLEQSLENRQIAPAEPTAMAELLVSLYKQEGLDCFMSKAYAIAAREWNGAGYEYQARSWAYQSVKAGLIGGSVGLRQGDLEDMEALLDGARKHWSWRYRVH comes from the exons ATGCCAAATGGTGGGCAAGACGATCAGAAGCTTGTCGCCAGCAAGAATGGTACCGGACTGTGCTACAGTCGAAGACAGCTGGGCTTTGACCTTTGCAGTCTGCAGCAGCACAACTTGTCGGCTGACCAACAGTTCACCTGTCTTTGGTCAGACAGCCACAAACAGCAATACTGTGTGTTTGCAGATCCGCAGTTCGATCACGGAAAGGGCATAACCGTGATAACGACGGCTGAGCGTGCCCGGCATATTTTCAAGTCCAACGCGTTTGTGGCAAACCGAACCAGCTCTACTCGTAAGCCTTTGTTCAGAACCAATGCTAGCGGACGCAAAGGTCGAGGCATATACGCAAACAGCCACATACCCGCAGGCAGCCTCATCACTCAAGAGACACCAATCATTTTCGTAGACGCGAATTGGATCAAAGACATTTCATCTGAACAGTATCGAGATGCGGTCCAAGCGTTGGCTATCGAAAAACTACCAGGAACCACGCGCCAAACAGTTTACGAGCTCTACGGAGGCCCAGACGCAGGCAGCCTTAGGGACAAGATTTGGACGAATGCATATGCAGTCTCCGGTGGGCCTACAAAAGGCTGGCCAGGGTTAGATAATGAGATGGATTCCGGCATGATTGCGGTTCATGCGAATATATCT AAGATAAACCATGGTTGTCGCCCAAACGCGGCGCCTCAATGGGACTGGGATCTCTTGGCACACAAGTTTTACGCAGTCCGCGACATTGCTGCTGGGGAGGAGATTACTATGACCTATTTTGATACTATAAAGACCCTCCAAGAGCGTCAACAGTACACCAAACAGAACCTTGGCTTCGAATGCGCTTGTAGCCATTGTAAGGCTAGCCAGTTTGCCAACTTGTCCGACGATCGAATCAATGAGATTGTATTGTTAGAACAGTCTCTGGAAAACAGGCAAATCGCACCGGCCGAGCCAACAGCAATGGCCGAGTTGCTAGTCAGTCTATACAAGCAAGAGGGTCTGGACTGTTTCATGAGCAAGGCATATGCAATTGCTGCACGCGAATGGAATGGTGCAGGTTATGAGTATCAAGCACGCTCATGGGCATATCAGAGTGTCAAGGCTGGTCTGATCGGTGGTTCAGTAGGATTGAGGCAGGGGGATCTGGAGGATATGGAAGCATTGTTGGATGGGGCAAGGAAGCATTGGTCCTGGAGATACCGAGTACACTAG
- a CDS encoding Sec7 domain-containing protein, producing MSSLKFLVSSLEAIAASKEAQRNKQLTESLQKTLTAIRESDPDFPDPEIVFAPLQLATRTGNVQLITGALDCIGKLISYSYFSLPTTADAQQQDAPADRAPLIERAIDTICDCFQGETTAVEVQLQIVKSLLAAVLNDKIVVHGAGLLKAVRQVYNVFLLSRNTGNQQMAQGTLTQMVGTVFERVKTRLHMKEARVSLDKLKNSSSNITFDQADSVNGTANVEDGKEADEDKEEGVNGEPPATAAPEQPAAESEENEETSNGKLTLKDLEHRKSFDDSHLGDGPTMVTEIKPGRKAARSVSEQSTPESSQEDSPEALDAEDEVYIKDAYLVFRSFCNLSTKVLPPDQLYDLRGQPMRSKLISLHLIHTLLNNNIAVFTSPLCTITNSKSNEPTTFLQAIKFYLCLSITRNGASSVDRVFNVCCEIFWLMLKYMRESFKLEIAVFLNEIYLALLARRTAPISQKVYVVNILNRFCADSKALVETYLNYDCERTVDNIFQTIIEDLSKFSTAPVIVTPVQEQQYEEKGAKLNSGGDWQLRAILPPPLSVAHITPQPEPENDIPKEYVMKRIALDALVDSLRSMVDWSAAVRQDANGVRPDVDTRNSEDVRPSIDPSMSDNPSRFETPAPSTPVLEDDPASLEKAKARKTAMNNAIKQFNFKPKRGIKLLLQDGFIPSESPQDIAKFLLSEERLDKAQIGEYLGEGDPKNIEIMHAFVDAMDFTKKRFVDALRTFLQSFRLPGEAQKIDRYMLKFAERYVMGNPNAFANADTAYVLAYSVIMLNTDLHSSKIAKRMSKEEFIKNNRGINDNADLPDEYLLAIYDEIASNEIVLKSEREAAAAAGAVPPPSTSIAAGLGQALSNMGRDLQREAYLQQSEEIALRSEQLFKTLYKNQRRNAQRSGVRFVPATSFQHIGPMFDVTWMSYFSALSSQMQKTQNLDINKLCLEGMKLATKIACLFDLSTAREAFVSALKNTTNLNNPQEMLAKNVEALKVILELGQTEGNVLRSSWKDVLMCISQLDRLQLITGGVDESVVPDVSKARFMPPQRENTNDSKSSSQSKRRGGRPRSGTGPQGFSNEIALESRSDEVIKAVDRIFTNTGNLNGEAIVHFARALTEVSWDEIKVSGSNDSPRTYSLQKIVEIAYYNMTRVRFEWSNIWEVLGDHFNRVGCHNNITIVFFALDSLRQLSMRFMEFEELAGFKFQKDFLKPFEHVLANSQNIAVKDMVLRCLIQMIQARGDNIRSGWRTMFGVFTVAARETNESIVNLAFENVTQVYKTKFGVVISQGAFTDLIVCLTEFSKNMKFQKKSLQALESLKSIIPRMLKTPECPLSQKGQKASGEHAVSAADTLQRSQNRTSVEEGYWFPVLFAFHDVLMTGEDLEVRSNALEYFFEALLRYGGEFPPDFWDILWRQQLYPIFMVLRSRPDLNNALNHEELSVWLSTTMIQALRNMITLFTHYFDSLEYMLDRFLELLALCICQENDTISRIGSNCLQQLILKNVTKFTPEHWSKVVGAFCELFARTTAHQLFSATTINSTASIDLPPNGLEFSGPLSPTETPAEEESLKLNGSEKNGENAETSSTDGNVGASNEDDLKTPTAPVPPQPHPQSQSQAPLEEFKPTSNLQQQPVVVTAARRRYFNRIISRCVLQLLMIETVNELFSNDTVYNQIPTTELLRLMALLKRSYLFARKFNADKELRMRLWREGFMKQAPNLLKQESGAAATYVAILFRMYADDSHERTAARDAIEQALVPLCKSIIKDFVALEEDSQHRNIVAWRPVVVDVLEGYAAFPVEAFRKHIKEFYIMAVELLGKDLTSELRVALLLVLKRVGEVGLGIEGMTRVEVDRRDSILSSATDNTVDGGHEADASSRMRR from the exons ATGAGCTCCCTCAAATTCCTCGTCTCCTCTCTGGAGGCCATTGCGGCTTCCAAAGAGGCCCAGAGGAACAAGCAGCTGACCGAATCTCTCCAAAAGACCCTCACAGCCATCAGGGAAAGCGACCCCGACTTCCCGGACCCCGAAATCGTCTTCGCCCCTCTACAGTTGGCTACGAGGACCGGCAACGTCCAGCTCATCACCGGCGCACTCGACTGCATCGGCAAGCTCATCTCCTACTCCTACTTCTCCTTGcccaccaccgccgacgcccaACAGCAAGATGCCCCCGCCGACCGCGCCCCCCTTATCGAGCGCGCCATCGATACCATCTGCGACTGCTTCCAGGGCGAGaccaccgccgtcgaggtccagCTCCAGATTGTCAAGTCGCTCTTGGCTGCCGTGCTCAACGACAAGATCGTTGTCCACGGTGCCGGCCTGCTCAAAGCCGTCCGCCAAGTCTACAATGTCTTCCTGCTGTCGAGAAACACCGGGAACCAGCAGATGGCCCAGGGAACTCTGACCCAGATGGTCGGCACCGTCTTCGAGCGAGTGAAGACGCGCTTGCACATGAAGGAGGCTCGCGTGAGCCTGGATAAGCTGAAGAACAGCTCGAGCAACATCACCTTTGACCAGGCCGACTCCGTTAATGGCACCGCCAACGTGGAAGACGGAAAAGAGGCAGACGAGGacaaagaagaaggagtcAACGGGGAGCCGccggccaccgccgcccccgagcAACCAGCCGCCGAAAGCGAAGAGAACGAAGAAACTTCCAACGGGAAGTTGACATTGAAGGACCTGGAGCATCGCAAGAGCTTCGACGATTcgcacctcggcgacgggccCACCATGGTGACCGAGATCAAACCGGGAAGAAAGGCCGCACGATCCGTCTCCGAGCAATCCACCCCCGAATCGTCTCAAGAGGACAGCCCCGAAGCCTTGGACGCTGAGGATGAGGTCTACATCAAGGACGCCTACCTGGTCTTTCGATCCTTCTGCAACCTTTCCACCAAGGTACTGCCGCCAGACCAGCTTTACGACTTGCGCGGACAGCCCATGCGCTCCAAGCTCATCTCCCTCCACCTTATCCACACCCtcctcaacaacaacattGCCGTCTTTACCTCCCCATTGTGTACCATTACGAACTCCAAGAGCAACGAGCCTACGACTTTCCTTCAAGCCATCAAGTTCTATCTGTGTCTTAGTATAACCCGTAACGGAGCCAGCTCTGTCGACCGTGTCTTCAATGTCTGCTGCGAGATCTTCTGGCTGATGCTCAAGTATATGAGAGAGTCGTTCAAG CTGGAAATTGCCGTCTTCCTAAACGAGATCTatcttgccctccttgcgAGGCGGACCGCCCCCATCTCGCAAAAGGTCTACGTCGTCAACATCCTGAACCGTTTCTGCGCAGATTCCAAGGCGTTGGTAGAGACGTACCTGAACTACGATTGCGAGCGTACCGTGGACAACATCTTTCAGACCATCATCGAGGACTTGTCCAAATTCTCCACCGCCCCCGTTATCGTGACGCCGGTGCAAGAACAGCAGTACGAGGAAAAGGGAGCAAAACTCAATTCGGGCGGCGACTGGCAGCTGAGGGCAATATTGCCCCCGCCCCTATCCGTGGCGCACATCACGCCAcagcccgagcccgagaaCGACATCCCCAAGGAGTACGTCATGAAGCGCATTGCTTTGGACGCCCTGGTGGATTCGCTGCGGTCCATGGTTGACTGGTCCGCCGCCGTACGGCAAGACGCAAACGGTGTTAGGCCCGACGTCGACACGAGAAACTCCGAGGACGTCCGGCCATCTATCGACCCAAGCATGAGCGATAACCCGTCCCGCTTCGAGACACCAGCACCCTCGACGCCTGTTTTGGAGGACGACCCCGCCTCTTTGGAGAAGGCGAAAGCCAGGAAGACGGCCATGAACAACGCCATCAAGCAATTCAACTTCAAGCCCAAGAGAGGTATCAAGCTATTGCTGCAAGATGGTTTCATCCCCAGCGAGAGCCCGCAAGACATTGCAAAGTTCTTGCTCTCCGAGGAGCGTCTGGACAAGGCACAGATTGGTGAGTacctgggcgagggcgacccCAAGAACATCGAGATCATGCACGCCTTTGTCGACGCCATGGATTTTACGAAAAAGCGGTTCGTCGATGCGCTGCGCACGTTTCTCCAGTCCTTCCGTCTTCCGGGAGAGGCGCAGAAGATCGATCGTTACATGCTGAAGTTTGCCGAGCGCTATGTCATGGGTAACCCCAACGCGTTCGCCAACGCCGATACGGCCTACGTTCTGGCCTACTCGGTCATCATGCTCAACACGGATTTGCACAGCAGCAAGATCGCCAAGCGGATGAGTAAGGAGGAGTTCATCAAGAACAACCGCGGAATCAACGACAACGCCGATTTGCCTGACGAGTACCTGCTGGCCATATACGACGAAATCGCCAGCAACGAGATCGTCCTCAAGAGCGAGCGAGAAgctgcagcggcggcaggtGCCGTCCCGCCACCGTCAACCAGCATCGCGGCTGGTTTGGGTCAGGCCTTGTCTAACATGGGCCGTGATCTCCAGCGCGAGGCCTACCTCCAGCAATCCGAGGAGATCGCTTTGCGCTCAGAGCAACTCTTCAAGACTCTGTACAAGAACCAGAGGCGAAACGCACAGCGATCCGGCGTCAGGTTCGTCCCCGCCACGTCTTTCCAGCACATCGGCCCCATGTTCGACGTCACGTGGATGTCGTACTTCTCCGCCTTGTCTAGTCAGATGCAAAAGACGCAGAACCTCGACATCAACAAGTTGTGTCTCGAGGGCATGAAACTGGCAACAAAGATCGCTTGTCTCTTTGATCTATCGACGGCCCGGGAAGCCTTCGTTTCTGCGTTGAAGAACACGACAAATTTGAACAACCCGCAAGAAATGTTGGCGAAGAACGTGGAAGCGCTCAAGGTCATCCTTGAGCTTGGCCAGACAGAGGGCAATGTTCTCAGATCGTCATGGAAGGACGTCCTCATGTGCATCAGCCAACTCGACCGGCTGCAGCTCATCACGGGCGGCGTGGATGAGAGCGTCGTACCCGACGTGTCCAAAGCGCGCTTCATGCCTCCGCAGCGCGAGAACACAAACGACTCTAAATCATCGTCGCAGTCCAAGCGGAGAGGTGGTCGGCCGAGATCCGGGACCGGGCCGCAGGGATTCTCTAACGAGATCGCCTTGGAAAGCCGGTCTGACGAAGTGATCAAGGCTGTGGACAGGATCTTCACCAACACAGGCAACCTTAATGGAGAGGCCATCGTGCACTTCGCCCGGGCTCTGACGGAAGTCAGCTGGGACGAGATCAAGGTTTCCGGGTCCAACGACTCGCCACGGACGTACAGTCTGCAGAAGATCGTCGAGATCGCCTACTACAATATGACGCGTGTGCGTTTCGAGTGGAGCAACATCTGGGAGGTTCTTGGAGACCACTTCAACCGAGTGGGCTGCCACAACAACATTACgatcgtcttcttcgccctGGACTCGCTGCGGCAGTTATCGATGCGGTTCATGGAGTTTGAGGAGCTGGCCGGTTTCAAGTTCCAAAAGGACTTCCTGAAGCCATTTGAGCACGTGCTTGCAAACTCGCAGAACATTGCGGTCAAGGACATGGTCTTGCGCTGCTTGATCCAAATGATCCAGGCAAGAGGTGACAACATTCGATCAGGTTGGAGAACAATGTTTGGCGTCTTTACGGTTGCCGCTCGTGAGACGAATGAGAGCATTGTCAACCTCGCCTTTGAGAACGTGACCCAGGTTTACAAGACCAAGTTTGGCGTAGTCATCTCCCAGGGCGCATTCACGGATCTCATTGTCTGCCTCACCGAGTTCTCCAAGAACATGAAGTTCCAAAAAAAGAGCCTGCAAGCGCTCGAGAGCCTCAAGTCCATCATCCCGCGCATGCTCAAGACACCGGAATGCCCTCTCTCGCAGAAAGGACAGAAGGCGTCGGGAGAACACGCGGTCTCTGCCGCCGATACACTGCAAAGATCGCAAAACCGGACATCGGTGGAGGAAGGATACTGGTTCCCGGTCTTGTTTGCGTTCCACGACGTGCTGATGACgggcgaggacctcgaggtGCGATCCAATGCGCTCGAATACTTCTTCGAGGCCCTCCTGCGGTACGGCGGCGAGTTCCCACCCGACTTCTGGGATATCCTGTGGCGTCAGCAACTGTATCCCATCTTCATGGTTCTGCGATCAAGGCCCGACTTGAACAACGCGCTCAACCACGAGGAGCTGTCTGTTTGGTTGTCCACCACGATGATCCAAGCACTGCGCAACATGATTACCTTGTTCACGCACTACTTTGACTCGCTGGAGTACATGCTGGACCGCTTCCTGGAGCTGTTGGCCCTTTGCATCTGCCAGGAGAACGACACAATCTCCAGAATCGGCAGCAATTGCCTGCAGCAGCTCATCCTCAAAAACGTAACGAAGTTCACGCCAGAGCACTGGTCCAAGGTTGTGGGGGCGTTTTGTGAGCTGTTTGCACGCACGACGGCGCATCAGCTCTTTTCCGCCACGACGATCAACTCGACGGCCTCCATCGACCTGCCGCCTAACGGACTGGAGTTCTCGGGTCCTCTCAGTCCCACCGAGACGCCCGCTGAGGAAGAGTCGCTGAAGCTCAACGGATCGGAAAAGAATGGCGAGAACGCGGAGACCAGCTCAACCGACGGGAACGTCGGCGCCTccaacgaggacgacctgAAGACCCCGACAGCACCGGTCCCGCCGCAACCCCATCCGCAGTCCCAGTCCCAAGCGCCCCTGGAGGAGTTCAAGCCAACATCGaacctgcagcagcagcctgtcGTCGTCACAGCCGCTCGGAGGCGTTACTTCAACCGCATTATCTCGCGTTGCGTGCTGCAGTTGCTCATGATCGAGACGGTCAACGAGCTGTTCAGCAACGACACGGTGTACAACCAGATTCCGACGACGGAGCTCCTTCGACTGATGGCGCTGCTCAAGAGGTCATACCTCTTTGCCAGGAAGTTCAACGCGGACAAGGAGCTGCGCATGCGGCTTTGGCGCGAGGGCTTCATGAAGCAAGCGCCCAACCTGCTCAAGCAGGAGAGCGGGGCGGCCGCTACGTAcgtcgccatcctcttccGCATGTACGCCGACGACAGCCACGAgcgcacggcggcgcgcgacgccATCGAGCAGGCGCTGGTGCCGCTGTGCAAGAGCATTATCAAGGACTTTGTagcgctcgaggaggacagcCAGCACCGCAACATTGTCGCGTGGCGGCCCGTGGTGGTGGACGTCCTTGAGGGGTACGCGGCGTTCCCCGTGGAGGCGTTTCGGAAGCACATCAAGGAGTTTTATATCATGGCCGTGGAGCTGCTCGGCAAGGACCTTACGTCGGAGCTCCGGGTGGCGCTCTTGCTGGTCCTCAAGcgtgtcggcgaggtcgggctcggcatcgagggcaTGACGAGGGTGGAGGTGGACCGGAGGGACAGCATTCTCAGCAGCGCGACGGACAACACGGTAGACGGGGGTCACGAGGCTGACGCTTCGAGCAGGATGCGGCGTTGA